A genomic window from Primulina huaijiensis isolate GDHJ02 unplaced genomic scaffold, ASM1229523v2 scaffold6295, whole genome shotgun sequence includes:
- the LOC140970516 gene encoding 17.8 kDa class I heat shock protein-like, producing MSFITTLFGNRRSNICHPFPMDIWDPFHGFPSSSKLNKTQGTAAGHEVSAFSRACIDWKETPEAHVFKVGLPGLKKEEVKVEVEEGGVLQISVERSREQEEKNDKWHRVERNSGKFLRRFKLPEGAKAEEIKAAMENGVLTVTVPKEEAKKPQVKAINVSG from the coding sequence ATGTCTTTTATCACGACCTTATTTGGCAACCGCCGGAGCAACATCTGCCATCCATTTCCAATGGACATCTGGGATCCCTTCCATGGTTTCCCTTCTTCAAGCAAGCTAAACAAAACCCAAGGAACCGCAGCCGGTCATGAGGTCTCTGCATTTTCCCGTGCATGCATCGATTGGAAAGAGACGCCGGAGGCCCACGTGTTCAAGGTGGGTCTTCCGGGATTGAAGAAGGAGGAGGTAAAAGTTGAGGTTGAAGAAGGCGGGGTTCTTCAGATCAGCGTCGAGAGGAGTAGAGAGCAGGAGGAGAAGAACGACAAGTGGCACCGAGTGGAGAGAAATAGCGGCAAGTTTCTCCGTCGGTTCAAGTTGCCGGAGGGTGCGAAGGCAGAAGAAATCAAAGCGGCGATGGAGAATGGAGTGCTGACTGTCACGGTACCGAAGGAGGAAGCGAAGAAACCACAAGTCAAGGCCATCAACGTCTCCGGTTGA